A stretch of Pseudophryne corroboree isolate aPseCor3 chromosome 9, aPseCor3.hap2, whole genome shotgun sequence DNA encodes these proteins:
- the CFAP144 gene encoding cilia- and flagella-associated protein 144 — protein MAGAAAAAVRVPRDEVTLNAIHRETIRKEERCHRLVTDFTINPFHKIHAVTGKPMAWHDNQNEPIDENFLKVVHHTALEPTKKYTEPQTTSQEIGWISQPLISVDRTDRRLHHHRPKTEITTYMESAWRLKEQRVNLQ, from the exons AtggcgggagcagcagcagcagcggtgagagtACCGCGGGACGAGGTCACTCTGAACGCCATCCACCGGGAGACCATCCGCAAGGAGGAACGCTGCCACCGGCTGGTCACCGACTTCACCATCAACCCCTTCCATAAGA TTCATGCGGTCACGGGGAAGCCGATGGCGTGGCACGACAATCAGAACGAGCCTATCGATG AAAACTTCCTGAAGGTTGTCCATCACACTGCACTGGAACCCACCAAAAAATACACCGAGCCTCAAACCACAAGTCAGGAAATTGGGTGGATCTCCCAGCCTCTG ATCAGCGTTGATAGGACAGACAGACGCCTGCATCACCACCGCCCTAAGACAGAGATCACCACTTACATGGAGTCAGCTTGGCGACTTAAAGAACAGCGTGTGAATCTGCAGTAA